DNA from Clostridia bacterium:
ATTAATTCAGTCCGCACGAAACTATTCACCTTGCCCGGGGACCGCCGCGTCTGGCCGGGGCACGGCCCGGGCAGTACCTTGGCATATGAAAAGCAGACTAATCCCTTCTTTAGATAACCGGAAGGGTTTGGTAAGACCAGGCGAGGAGGATTAAAGATGTTGACGACACGGCCGAGAGGCACCAATGATATCCTGCCCGGAGACAGTGACAAGTGGCGACGGGTGGAGGGGATTATTCACCAGATTTGTGCCGAGTACGGTTATAAAGAAATCCGCACTCCTATTTTCGAGCATACGGAGCTTTTTCTCAGAGGAGTGGGAGAGACCACCGATATTGTAGAAAAGGAGATGTATACCTTTTACGACCGGAGTGACCGTTCTTTGACCCTGAGGCCGGAAGGGACCGCTCCCACCGTGCGGGCTTTCTTGGAGCATAACATGCACACGCAAACCCTACCAGTGAAGCTGTATTATATCGGTCCCATGTTTCGCTACGGCCGGCCGCAAGCGGGGAGATTTCGCCAGTTCCACCAGTTTGGCGTAGAGGCTTTCGGCACCAATGACCCGGCCATCGATGCCGAAGTGATCTGCCTAGCCATGGAATTCTATGCTCGCTTGGGGCTAAAAAACCTGACCTTACAGCTTAACAGCGTGGGCTGCCCTAAGTGCCGGGCAGAGCACAGGAGCTTGCTGCACCGGTTTTTAGAGCCGAGAAAGCAGGAACTATGCAGCACTTGTCAAGGACGTTTTGAGCGCAATCCCTTGCGCATTTTTGACTGTAAGAGTGACATCTGCCAGGAAATCATCGGTACGGGTCCTACCATTCTGGCTTCCTTGTGTGATGACTGCAAGGACCACTTTGCCCGGGTGCAAAAATACCTGCAGCTTGCCGGCGTCTCTTATGTTATCGCGCCCCACCTGGTAAGAGGGTTGGACTACTACACGAATACGGCTTTTGAGATCATTGTGGAAGGCATCGGCGCCCAGAGTGCTATCGGGGGTGGAGGGCGCTACAACGGCTTGGTGCAGGAAGTAGGCGGGCCGTCGCTGCCCGGCATCGGCTTTGGCTTAGGCCTGGAACGGATCCTTTTGGCCCTGCAGGAACAAGGCGTGAACTTGGAGGGAGATGTGTTTCCCGAGGTATTTGTCGCCGTTTCCGGTCCATCAATGAAAGAGGAAGCCTTTAAGCTGGTGAATCAACTACGGCAGCATGGATTTAAAACAGATATGGATTACCTGGACAGGAGTATGAAAGCCCAGCTCAAGTACGCAGGTAAACATCGGTACCGTTATGTGGTCATTCTGGGTGAGGAGGAATTCGCCCGGGAGCAGGCGGCAGTGAAGGACATGAGCGGCGGGGAACAACAAAACATACGCATACCCGAACTAGTATCGTTCCTAGCAAAGGGATTAGGCAGAGATTAAGGAGGTTTTCACGCTATGGTGGCATCAATCAGTGGATTTAAAAGAACCCATGGCTGCGGAGAACTGGGTCTCCAGCACGTGGGAGAAGAAGTAACCTTGATGGGATGGGTCAGCAAGAGAAGGGATCACGGGGGACTGATCTTCATTGATTTGCGGGATCGTTCCGGAAAAGTGCAGGTGGTGTTCAGCCCCGAGATCAATCGGGAAGCATTTAAACTGGCGGAAACGGTCCGCGGGGAGTATGTGCTGGCCGTGACCGGACAAGTCGCCAGGCGGCCGGAAGGGACGGAAAACCCGACCCTGGCTACCGGTGACATCGAAGTGGAAGCCACAGCGGCAGAGATTCTCAATCAGGCTAAGACCCCTCCCTTTTATATCGCCGAAAACATTGATGTGGACGAGAACGTGCGCCTGAAGTACCGTTATTTAGATTTGAGAAGACCGGACATGCAAGCTGCGATTATCTTGCGGCATCGCATCACGAAGACTATGCGTGACTTTCTTGATAAAAAGGGCTTTTTGGAAATAGAAACCCCCATGTTGACGAAAAGCACGCCGGAAGGAGCCAGGGACTATTTAGTACCCAGCCGGGTGCATCCCGGTGAATTTTATGCTCTGCCCCAGTCGCCCCAGCTCTTCAAACAGCTGCTCATGGTGGCCGGCTACGAAAAGTACTACCAGTTTGCCCGTTGTTTTCGTGATGAAGACTTGCGGGCGGACCGGCAGCCCGAGTTTACTCAACTGGATATGGAAATGTCTTTTGTGACCCGCGAGGATGTCATGGATCTAATTGAGGAGATGTTTTGCGATCTATTTGCCCGGGTGCTCGGCATCGAACTGGCCAGGCCCTTCCCGCGCCTGACTTATCAGGAAGCGATGGATAAATACGGCTCCGACAAACCTGATCTCCGCTTCGGCTTGGAGCTGCAGGACATAACGGAGCTGGTGAAAGATTCGGGGTTCAAAGTTTTTGCCGGTGTCTGTGCCCAAGGTGGACAAGTTAAAGGGCTGCGGGTACCCGGATGTGCCGGCTATTCCAGGAAGGACTTGGATGACCTGACCAAATTCGCCGCCGGTTTCGGGGCAAAGGGATTGGCCTGGATAGCGTTAACCGCCGAGGGGCTCAAATCTCCCATCAGTAAGTTCTTTACTGAGGCAGAGTTGGAGAGCATTGTCAACAAAATGCAGGCAGAAACCGGCGATCTCCTCCTCTTCGTAGCGGACAGCCCGGCGGTGGTGGCGCAAAGTTTGGGCGCCCTCCGGGTGGAGTTCGGCAAGAGGTTGAATCTGATCAATTCCAAAGAGTATAAACTGGCCTGGGTAGTGGATTTTCCGTTATTGGAATACGATGCGGAGGAAAAACGGTACGTGGCTATCCATCACCCCTTTACTTCCCCCCGGGAAGAAGACCTGCCCTTACTGTTGAGTGAACCTTTGCAGGTCCGGGCACAAGCTTATGATTTGATTCTTAACGGGGTCGAAGTGGGTGGAGGCAGCATCAGGATCCATAAAAGAGAGGTCCAGGAACAGCTTTTCTCCCTCTTGGGATTTAGCCAGGAAGAAGCCTGGGCAAAATTCGGTTTCCTGCTGGAGGCTTTTGAATACGGGACGCCGCCCCACGGAGGCATCGCTTTTGGCCTGGACCGGCTGGTGATGCTGATGGCAGGTAAGGATACCATCAGAGACGTGATGGCCTTCCCCAAAACCCAAAGCGCCTCCGATTTGATGACGGGGGCCCCTTCAGGGGTAAGTGAACACCAGTTGAAAGAGTTGAGAATCAAAATCGAGCCCGTGGAAAAGCCATCTTTATAAAAGACCCGGATTGAGTGAAAAGCCTGTCAAATATAGGTTAGACCGTGATGGCGCTTGCAAATCATCGCAAAGTGTGCTACTATAGTCCTAGCAAAAACGGAGATTTACCCTGCGGTGTTTGTGATAGCCACTAGTTTTGAGCCAACACCTATTAAAAGGGAGCCTGGCCTCTGGATGTGGATTGTAGGCCTTCGTACTGTGCGCGAGCTCGTGAAGGAAACAAAGAAGCATTCAGGAGGGCACCCACCTGCGGAGAGCAGGTTCAAAACAGGGCGTCACGGCACGTGTGGGGTTTCATCTTTCGTTGCCACGAGCAAGCAAAGGCTTCATCATCCATGGATGTTTGAAGCCTTTTGTTTTTGGGAGGTTGTTAACTTGACAGACCAGTTTGAGCGCACCAGGTTATTAATTGGGGAGGATGGCCTTCAAGTTTTACGCCAAGCCTCGGTGATCGTTTTCGGTGTGGGCGGGGTAGGCTCTTTTGCGGTAGAGGCCCTGGCACGGGCCGGCATTGGGAAACTGACTTTGGTGGACCATGATGTAGTGACTTGGAGCAATTTGAACCGGCAATTGCCGGCCCTCCATTCCACGGTGGGACAACCCAAAGTAGCCGTGCTCCGGCAACGCATCGCCGATATCAACCCCCAGTGCGAAGTCGTTACATGGCAAGAGTTTTACGAGGCCGGTAATAGAGAATTGTTTTTTCAGGCAAAATACGATTACGTGGTCGATGCCATCGACAAGGTTAAGAGCAAGGTTGATTTGATCGAGCAGTGTGTCATCAGAAAGCTGCCCATTGTGTCCAGCATGGGGGCAGGCAACCGGTTGGACCCGGTAGGGTTCCGGGTGGCGGATATTGCCGACACCTTTAATTGTCCTTTGGCCAAGGTGGTGCGGAAAGAATTGCGCAACCGGGGTATTGGGGAAGGAGTAAAAGTGGTCTTTTCGCCCAAACCGTGCGCCAAGGTCATGAGGGAAAACAGTATGACAGAAAGAGTGCCCGGCAGCATCTCCTTTGTGCCTCCGGTGGTGGGTATGATCCTGGCCAGCGTCGTGGTCAATGATCTTTTGGCAAAAAACCGATAAAATTTTGCAGGGAAAAATTGCATTCTTCGCCGTCCTGTATTATAATACCCACATGGGGTAGCTGGAGGGGGTTAACTATGACTGCCGCTTATTGCCGAGAAGAAAAAAAGAGTCTCCTGACCAGGTTAAAAAAAATCGAAGGGCAAGTGCAGGGTCTCCAGCGCATGTTAGAAGAAGATAAAGACTGCGTGGACGTATTAATCCAGATCGCCGCCGTACGAGCCGCCCTGGATAAAGTGGGTATTATTCTATTTGAAAATCATACCCGGAAATGCCTTGTCAAGGCTTTGGAAGAGGGACGGCAAGAGGAAATGGTGGATGAGTTAATCGAGGTCCTACGCAAGTTTATGAAATAGTAAAAGAAAGGGGAAATGAAAATGTCCAATGTAGTTGTGGTCACCAATGACAATTTCCAAAAGGAAGTCCTGGAAAGCGAACTCCCGGTATTAGTGGACTTTTGGGCTGCATGGTGTGGTCCTTGCAAGATGATTGCCCCGGTGATTGAGGAAGTTGCTGATGAACTGAAAGGTGAAGTCAAGGTATGCAAGCTGAACGTGGATGAAAACGGTGAAACAGCGGCCAAGTACGGCATTATGAGCATTCCTACTTTACTGCTGTTCAAGAACGGAGTGCTGGCGGGGCAGCAAATCGGATTTCAACCAAAAGATGCTTTAATCAAGTTTATCCGAAATCATATTTAAGTAGTGGCTGGGCGAGTACTGGTACAACGGTTAGTTAATCGACGCTAACCGTTTTTGTTTTATATGGGAGGAGGATTTCATGAACCTTTTCGATTACAGCAGGGAGCAGCATTTGAAAAAGAACGCTCCCCTGGCGATGAGGATGAGTCCCCGTAACCTGGATGAATACGTAGGGCAAGAGCATTTAGTAGGACCGGGAAAGCTCCTCCGCCGGGCCATCCAGGCCGACCGGCTGTCCTCCATGATCTTTTACGGCCCGCCGGGAACGGGCAAAACCGCCCTGGCCAGGGTTATCGCCGCCACCACCGCCTCTGCTTTTGTACAGCTGAATGCGGTATCCACCGGGAAAGGCGACCTGCAAAAGGTGATCGATGAAGCGGGGGAGCGGCTGGGCATGTGGCAGCAAAAAACCATTCTTTTCATCGATGAGATTCATCGTTTTAATAAAGCTCAGCAGGATGCCTTGTTGCCGGCGGTGGAAAGCGGCCAGGTGATCTTGATTGGAGCCACTACGGAGAATCCCTACTTCGAGGTTAACGGGGCTTTGCTCTCCCGGTCTCAAATCTTTGTTTTGAAACCTCTGGAACCGCACCATTTAAAAGAAATACTGATGAGAGCCCTGGCCGATGAAGAAAGGGGCCTGGGTTCCTTTCGAGTTTCCATTACTGAGGAAGCTTTGAGCCATATCATTCGCCGGGCGGAAGGTGATGCCAGGCGAGCCCTTAACGCCTTGGAGTTGGCGGTGTTAACCACAAGCCCTAACGACGACGGCGTGATTCACATTACTTTGGAAGTGGCCGAGGAATCGATCCAGCAAAAAGCCGTGCGGTATGACAAAACCGGGGACCAGCACTATGATGTGATTTCCGCTTTCATCAAGAGCCTAAGAGGTTCTGATCCCGACGGGGCCCTCCACTGGCTGGCCAGGATGCTGGAAGCCGGAGAAGATCCGAGGTTTATCGCCCGCCGGATGGTGATCCTGGCAGCCGAGGACATCGGGCTGGCAGATCCGCAGGCTCTGGTGGTGGCGACTGCCGCCGCCCAGGCTTTTGAGTTTGTCGGGATGCCGGAAGGGAGACTGCCCCTGGCAGAAGCAGCTATTTACCTAGCCTGTGCTCCGAAAAGCAATGCCGTCATCAAGGCTATTGACCAGGCCATCAGTGACGTGCGAAATAAACCCCTGGGGCCGGTACCGGCCCACTTGCGGGACAGCCACTATCAAGGAGCCGCCCAACTGGGACACGGCAAAGGTTATCTCTACCCGCATCATTTTCCGGGCAACTATGTCCAACAGCAGTATTTGCCGGATAACCTAAAAGGGGTAGCTTATTACCAGCCCAACGAGAACGGGTATGAAAAAGTAATCCGGCAGCGATTAAAAGAACGGCTGGCTTCTCATCATAGTAAAAATAAATCTGAGTAAATTACTCGGTTTAATCTTGACAGGAATACTCGCATATGGTTACAATAATACCGAGTAAATCACTAGGAATTTCATAAGGGGGTGGATTGGGGTGAAGCTGTCTACCCGAGGGGAGTACGGTTTGAGAGCGATGTTTGACTTGGCCCTGCGGCAAGGGCAAGGACCGGTTCCCTTAAAAGATATTGCGGAGCGACAAGATATTTCAGGTCATTACCTGGAACAATTAATTGCCAGCTTGCGCAAAGCCGGCCTGGTCAAGAGTATCCGCGGCGCCCAAGGGGGATACCTGCTGGGACGACCGCCCAACGAAATAACCGTCGGTGACATTGTACGCGTGTTAGAAGGACCGATCGGACCCACCGAGTGTGTCAGTGAAGAAGATGCGGTGTTGTGTAAGAAATCGGAAACATGTATTGCGCGCCGGGTGTGGGAACGTGTACGAGACAGCATCGTTGAGGTAATGGATTCCATCACCTTAGAAGATATGTGCATGGAAGCGAAAAAGCTGGCAGAAGAATGTAACGGGGACATGTATTATATCTAACAAGTGTCACATGATAAATTCAAGCTATTTGACTGTGATGAGGTGAAAACATGAGAAAGGTATATCTTGACCATAGTGCCACCACCCCCATTCGTCCGGAAGTGGTAGAAGCCATGACGGCCACCCTGACAGAGCAATTCGGCAATCCTTCCAGCATTCACAGCTTCGGCCGGGCGGCCAAAAAGCTATTGGAGGAAGCCAGGGAACAAGTAGCTTTGTTAATCGGAGCCAGACCCGAAGAAATAGTGTTTACCAGCGGCGGTACGGAAGCCGACAACATGGCGGTGATTGGGACAGCCCTTGCCAACCGCAAGAAGGGCAAGCATATCATCACCTCTGCCATCGAGCATCATGCCCTTTTGGATAGTTGCCAATGGTTGGAGAAAAATGGCTTTGAGGTAACATATCTGCCGGTGGACCGGGATGGGCTGGTTAGGGTGGATGATGTGCTGGAAGCCATTCGGGATGACACGATCTTGATTAGTGTCATGCATGTGAACAATGAAGTGGGTACCATCCAGCCCATCGAGGAGATCGGGAAGATTGCCAGGGAGAGAGGTATTATCTTCCATTCCGACGCGGTGCAAAGTGTCGGCAAAATACCCGTGGACGTGAATGAGCTGCAAGTAGACCTGTTGACGGTGTCAGCCCATAAGATTTACGGTCCGAAAGGGGTCGGCTGCCTGTATATCCGCAAGGGAACTCGCATTCAACCCATTCACTTCGGCGGCGGCCAAGAAAGAAAAAGACGCCCCGGGACCGAAAACATGCCCGGTATCGTAGGTTTCGGCAAAGCCTGCGAACTGGCTCGCCTGGACCTGCCTGAAGAACAGAAATTAGCGGTGTTGCGGGATAAATTAATTGACGGGTTGCTGGAAAAAATTCCTGACTGCCGGCTCAACGGGCACAGGACCAAGAGAGTGCCCACCAATGTGAATATCAGCATTCGCTATGTGGAAGGAGAGTCCATGTTATTGAGCCTGGACTTAGTAGGTATTGCCGCTTCCAGCGGCTCAGCCTGCACTTCCGGGTCTCTGGACCCGTCCCATGTGCTGCTGGCCATGGGGATTCCCCATGAAATTGCCCACGGTTCCTTGCGCATGACTTTAGGGCGTGATAATACGGAAGAAGATGTGGATTATGTCCTGGAACAACTGCCGAAGATTGTGGAGAGACTGAGAGACATGTCGCCGTTATACCGGAGTCAACAAACAGGAAAACGTGAAACAAAGGAGTTGTGTCATCATGTACAGTGAGAAAGTAATGGATCACTTCATTAATCCTCGTAATGTCGGAGAAATTGAGAATGCTGACGGGGTAGGGGAAGTTGGCAACCCCACCTGTGGCGATATCATGAAAATAACCATCAAAGTGGAGAATAATATTATTACCGATATTAAATTCAAGACTTTCGGGTGCGGTGCAGCCGTTGCCACCAGCAGTATGGTAACGGAATTGGCCAAAGGCAAAACCCTCGACGAGGCCAAACAGATTACCAGGAAAGATGTGGCTGATGCCCTGGACGGGCTGCCGCCGAACAAAATGCATTGCTCCAATTTGGCGGCCGATGCCCTGCGTTTGGCTATTGACGACTATTTGGCGAAGCAGCAACAGGCATGATCCCTGGTAGGAGTTGAAATAATGAGTGCCAAGCCAAGAGTTCTGGTGGCCATGAGCGGAGGGGTAGACAGCTCGGTTACAGCATATCTCCTTAAAAAACAAGGCTATGACGTGATTGGAGTCACCATGCAGCAGTGGCCTGATGATGCCCCGCTGCCGGAAGGTGAGACGGGCTGTTGTTCCTTGTCGGCGGTGGAAGATGCCAGGCGGGTCGCCCACAAACTGGATATCCCGCACTACGTGCTTAACTATAAAGCTCAATTCGAGGAGCAGGTCATCCAGTATTTTATCCGGGAATACTTGCAGGGAAGAACTCCCAACCCATGCATGGCATGCAACCGGGTGTACCGTTTCGGGGCATTATCGCGGAAAGCGGATGAGCTGGAAATCGATTATGTAGCCACCGGCCATTATGCCAGGATTTATTACGACGAAAACAGGCAGAGATATGTTCTGGCCAAGGGTAAGGACACCAATAAAGATCAGAGCTATTTCTTGTACGGGTTCACCCAGGAGCAAATGGCGCGCACCATCCTGCCGCTAGGCAACTATACGAAGCCTGAAATCAGGGAAATCGCCCGGGAAATAGGTTTGCCGGTGGCAAGAAAGCCGGAAAGCCAGGAGATTTGTTTTATTCCCGATAATGATTACCGCAGATTCTTGAAAGACAGGGTGGGGATGAAATTAGAACCGGGTCCTTTCCTGGATGAGACGGGCAGGAGAGTCGGTACCCATCTAGGTATCGCCTGTTATACCATCGGGCAGAGGAAGGGCCTGGGCTTGGCTTTGGGCCGTCCGGTTTACGTGGTGGATATTGACCCCAAACGAAACGCCGTCATTGTGGGACCGGAAGAAAGCCTGTACAGTAAAGGCCTGATCGCCGGGCATAATAATTACATTCTGGTGGATGCCCCGGAAAGGCCGTTGGAAGTTACGGTGAAGATCCGTTATCGCGCCCCGTCCGTGGCGGCATATCTGGAACCCAGCGAGGACAAGGTGAGGGTGACTTTCGCCGAACCCCAGAAAGCGGTGACACCGGGCCAGGCAGTAGT
Protein-coding regions in this window:
- a CDS encoding histidine--tRNA ligase; the protein is MLTTRPRGTNDILPGDSDKWRRVEGIIHQICAEYGYKEIRTPIFEHTELFLRGVGETTDIVEKEMYTFYDRSDRSLTLRPEGTAPTVRAFLEHNMHTQTLPVKLYYIGPMFRYGRPQAGRFRQFHQFGVEAFGTNDPAIDAEVICLAMEFYARLGLKNLTLQLNSVGCPKCRAEHRSLLHRFLEPRKQELCSTCQGRFERNPLRIFDCKSDICQEIIGTGPTILASLCDDCKDHFARVQKYLQLAGVSYVIAPHLVRGLDYYTNTAFEIIVEGIGAQSAIGGGGRYNGLVQEVGGPSLPGIGFGLGLERILLALQEQGVNLEGDVFPEVFVAVSGPSMKEEAFKLVNQLRQHGFKTDMDYLDRSMKAQLKYAGKHRYRYVVILGEEEFAREQAAVKDMSGGEQQNIRIPELVSFLAKGLGRD
- the aspS gene encoding aspartate--tRNA ligase; this encodes MVASISGFKRTHGCGELGLQHVGEEVTLMGWVSKRRDHGGLIFIDLRDRSGKVQVVFSPEINREAFKLAETVRGEYVLAVTGQVARRPEGTENPTLATGDIEVEATAAEILNQAKTPPFYIAENIDVDENVRLKYRYLDLRRPDMQAAIILRHRITKTMRDFLDKKGFLEIETPMLTKSTPEGARDYLVPSRVHPGEFYALPQSPQLFKQLLMVAGYEKYYQFARCFRDEDLRADRQPEFTQLDMEMSFVTREDVMDLIEEMFCDLFARVLGIELARPFPRLTYQEAMDKYGSDKPDLRFGLELQDITELVKDSGFKVFAGVCAQGGQVKGLRVPGCAGYSRKDLDDLTKFAAGFGAKGLAWIALTAEGLKSPISKFFTEAELESIVNKMQAETGDLLLFVADSPAVVAQSLGALRVEFGKRLNLINSKEYKLAWVVDFPLLEYDAEEKRYVAIHHPFTSPREEDLPLLLSEPLQVRAQAYDLILNGVEVGGGSIRIHKREVQEQLFSLLGFSQEEAWAKFGFLLEAFEYGTPPHGGIAFGLDRLVMLMAGKDTIRDVMAFPKTQSASDLMTGAPSGVSEHQLKELRIKIEPVEKPSL
- a CDS encoding tRNA threonylcarbamoyladenosine dehydratase codes for the protein MFEAFCFWEVVNLTDQFERTRLLIGEDGLQVLRQASVIVFGVGGVGSFAVEALARAGIGKLTLVDHDVVTWSNLNRQLPALHSTVGQPKVAVLRQRIADINPQCEVVTWQEFYEAGNRELFFQAKYDYVVDAIDKVKSKVDLIEQCVIRKLPIVSSMGAGNRLDPVGFRVADIADTFNCPLAKVVRKELRNRGIGEGVKVVFSPKPCAKVMRENSMTERVPGSISFVPPVVGMILASVVVNDLLAKNR
- a CDS encoding metal-sensitive transcriptional regulator, producing MTAAYCREEKKSLLTRLKKIEGQVQGLQRMLEEDKDCVDVLIQIAAVRAALDKVGIILFENHTRKCLVKALEEGRQEEMVDELIEVLRKFMK
- the trxA gene encoding thioredoxin; the encoded protein is MSNVVVVTNDNFQKEVLESELPVLVDFWAAWCGPCKMIAPVIEEVADELKGEVKVCKLNVDENGETAAKYGIMSIPTLLLFKNGVLAGQQIGFQPKDALIKFIRNHI
- a CDS encoding AAA family ATPase, coding for MNLFDYSREQHLKKNAPLAMRMSPRNLDEYVGQEHLVGPGKLLRRAIQADRLSSMIFYGPPGTGKTALARVIAATTASAFVQLNAVSTGKGDLQKVIDEAGERLGMWQQKTILFIDEIHRFNKAQQDALLPAVESGQVILIGATTENPYFEVNGALLSRSQIFVLKPLEPHHLKEILMRALADEERGLGSFRVSITEEALSHIIRRAEGDARRALNALELAVLTTSPNDDGVIHITLEVAEESIQQKAVRYDKTGDQHYDVISAFIKSLRGSDPDGALHWLARMLEAGEDPRFIARRMVILAAEDIGLADPQALVVATAAAQAFEFVGMPEGRLPLAEAAIYLACAPKSNAVIKAIDQAISDVRNKPLGPVPAHLRDSHYQGAAQLGHGKGYLYPHHFPGNYVQQQYLPDNLKGVAYYQPNENGYEKVIRQRLKERLASHHSKNKSE
- a CDS encoding Rrf2 family transcriptional regulator, with translation MKLSTRGEYGLRAMFDLALRQGQGPVPLKDIAERQDISGHYLEQLIASLRKAGLVKSIRGAQGGYLLGRPPNEITVGDIVRVLEGPIGPTECVSEEDAVLCKKSETCIARRVWERVRDSIVEVMDSITLEDMCMEAKKLAEECNGDMYYI
- the nifS gene encoding cysteine desulfurase NifS, which gives rise to MRKVYLDHSATTPIRPEVVEAMTATLTEQFGNPSSIHSFGRAAKKLLEEAREQVALLIGARPEEIVFTSGGTEADNMAVIGTALANRKKGKHIITSAIEHHALLDSCQWLEKNGFEVTYLPVDRDGLVRVDDVLEAIRDDTILISVMHVNNEVGTIQPIEEIGKIARERGIIFHSDAVQSVGKIPVDVNELQVDLLTVSAHKIYGPKGVGCLYIRKGTRIQPIHFGGGQERKRRPGTENMPGIVGFGKACELARLDLPEEQKLAVLRDKLIDGLLEKIPDCRLNGHRTKRVPTNVNISIRYVEGESMLLSLDLVGIAASSGSACTSGSLDPSHVLLAMGIPHEIAHGSLRMTLGRDNTEEDVDYVLEQLPKIVERLRDMSPLYRSQQTGKRETKELCHHVQ
- the nifU gene encoding Fe-S cluster assembly scaffold protein NifU, whose amino-acid sequence is MYSEKVMDHFINPRNVGEIENADGVGEVGNPTCGDIMKITIKVENNIITDIKFKTFGCGAAVATSSMVTELAKGKTLDEAKQITRKDVADALDGLPPNKMHCSNLAADALRLAIDDYLAKQQQA
- the mnmA gene encoding tRNA 2-thiouridine(34) synthase MnmA yields the protein MSAKPRVLVAMSGGVDSSVTAYLLKKQGYDVIGVTMQQWPDDAPLPEGETGCCSLSAVEDARRVAHKLDIPHYVLNYKAQFEEQVIQYFIREYLQGRTPNPCMACNRVYRFGALSRKADELEIDYVATGHYARIYYDENRQRYVLAKGKDTNKDQSYFLYGFTQEQMARTILPLGNYTKPEIREIAREIGLPVARKPESQEICFIPDNDYRRFLKDRVGMKLEPGPFLDETGRRVGTHLGIACYTIGQRKGLGLALGRPVYVVDIDPKRNAVIVGPEESLYSKGLIAGHNNYILVDAPERPLEVTVKIRYRAPSVAAYLEPSEDKVRVTFAEPQKAVTPGQAVVYYMDDLVLGGGIIERKCV